The region TCTCGTTAAAGGCGGAGAGTTTACAGTCCACTTAGGAGTAGCTCCTGTATATCGAGACTATTTAAAAGCAGAACGCCCTTTTTCATTAAAAAACCAATGAGCAAGGATGTCAAACGATTGTGGACTCATGTACACTGTTAGTTAGTGAGATAAGAAAAGAAGTGGAGACAGTTGTCCCGCTCCTTTTCTATTTGCTTTAAGTAGTGTAAGATAAAAGCAATTATTGTTAACAGAGCACGAGAGAAAGATTTGGAGGAATGAAGTGTGTTTTCAAAAGGAATTGAAACAATATTTAATAAAATATATTATTTGATAAAACTAAGTTTGTATTTTTGGGGGCTGAGTTTTATGGGATTATTAGTTCTAGGTGTCACTCCAGCTATGATGGCGATTATGGAAGCACATACTGAAGCAAATTGGGATTTTGGACAAATCAAATGGAAAACTACATTTGCTCATTTTAAACAGCATGTTAAACAAGGAAACCAATTATTTTTACTTTATGCCGCATTTTTTTTGATCATCGGCTACAATTTGTTTATTGCCCTTCAGACTAAAGGATTGATTTTTTTAATGCTTGATTTTCTCCTTATTTTCATCTTGTTTATCTTGGTGTTGTCTTTTATGATCAACTTGGCTGTTTTGACTTCTTTTGAAATCACATTAGTCAATTCACTAAAACTATCTATGATACAGTTTTTTACCAATACAAAAGAATGCTTTATGCTGGTGTTCGGTTTAGTGATCACTAGTTTAGTTACTTATAAGTTTCCCGGGTTGATATTATTTGTTTCAACTGGACTGTTGGCTGTTGTTATCAGTACGAGCACGAAAAGGATGTTTGAGAGTATTTTAATGGATTGAACGAAAAAAGGTCTTAGTTAAGGAGCAGCAGCAAAATGAAACAAAAAGTGAAAAGCAATCAAATCTATTCGTTACTAAAAACGTATTCGATTATTTTGATTCTGTTTTTGACCGTTTTCAGTGTAGCAGTTGGACGATTGCTTTATGAAAACAACAAAAAATTAGCTTTGCAAAGTATTCAAAGTGCATCGGGTCGATTTGAGTTTTTAATCAATAAAGACCAAGAAAAGGTTGAAGAAGTGGCTGTCAGTTTAACTTCAACACCAGAAAAAATTGACAATATTTACCAATATTTTGAATTGTCTTATGCGGATTACTTATCGGAAGTGCTGGATACCAATTACCACACAGACAATTATTATTATTTGCCCAAAGTGATTGAGAGTCTCTACTACAATGATAGCTCGCTTTTAGCAACTAGTATTAATTTAACCAATTATCCAGAAATCTATTATTCGAAGACAGGTAGTTTAATGGGCGAAAAAGTGAAACAGCTGCCTTTGACAGAAGCTATCCGTTTTTCTGCTATTTTGATGAACCGCAACACCTTGCAGCCGATAGGTTCTTTGCATATGGATTTTGAAAAAGAAACGTTTGATCAAATTTTGACAAATCAAAATACCAATTATACGATTCAAACGTTTGTTTTTTCAAATACGAACCAGCTAACTTATCAAGGCAGTAATCATCAAAGTCATTCCGATATTGCAAATAAGCTAGTGGATCAAATGGCTGTTCATTCAAAAATCAATTTAACAGAGTTGAAAAAAGACTATTATGTCACTGAATCGCTGACTAAAAGCGACCATCAAATTTATACATTGATTCCGCGTAGTGAAATCAATGTAAGTACATTGAAAAATACATTTAGCCTCTTTTTGTTCAGCTTACTGATCGACAGCATTTTATTGCTGATTCTTTTTCATTTATTCAAGAAGTATGTGGTTCAAGTAGAAGATATTCTAATATCGATCGATCAAGTTGCAGCAGGAGACAGCGAAAACCGAATCAACACACAAGACAAAAAAGCTGAAACCAAGCAAATAGCTGAAGGTATCAATGACATGCTCGACAGCCTGCAAACGTATATCAAAGATATTTATGAATTAGAAATCAAACAAAAGGATGCCGATATGCGTGCTTTACAATCTCAAATCAACCCTCACTTTTTATACAATACATTAGAATATATCCGAATGAGTGCAATCAGTGAAGGAGCTGAAGAGTTGGCAGACGTGGTATTTCATTTTGCAACTTTGTTGAGAAACAACATTTCTCATGAAAAAATAGTGACTGTAGAAAATGAATTGAAGTTCTGTGAAAAATATATTTACCTTTATCAGATGAGGTACCCTGACCAAGTGGCTTATTTGTTTAAAGTCTGCGAAGATGCTAAAGAAGTTATGATACCTAAGTTTGCTATTCAGCCGTTGATAGAAAATTATTTTGCGCATGGAATCGATTTCATGAAAATAGAAAACGCGATTAGTGTCAAAGCTTACTGTGAAGAAGGCAAAACCAAAATATTCATTGTGGATAATGGAAAAGGGATTCCAAAAGAACAAATGGAACAATTGAATCGCTCTTTTAAAGACACCGATTTATTTAAACCTGGTTCAGTAGGAATCATGAATGTCTATACCAGAATGAAACTATACTTTGGAGAACAGTTTGAAATGGAGATAAAAGAAACTGTTGGCGGAGGAACAACCATTGTAATGGTATTCTGATGAACGATTAAAAAAGGATGAGTTAGTATGTATAAAGTATTATTGGTAGACGATGAATATATGATTTTAGCTGGACTGCAAAAATTGATTGACTGGAAAAGCTTAGGTATGGAGATAGTTGGAACAGCTAGAAACGGAAAAAAAGCGCTCGATTTTATCGCAGAACATCCTGTCGATATCATTTTAACCGATGTCACAATGCCTGTTTTATCAGGAATCGATTTTATTCGAGAAGCGCAAAAGATAGCAGAACCTTTTAAGTTTATTATTCTTTCAGGATACCAAGAATTCGAATATGTCAAAAGCGGGATGCATCTAGGAGCCTCTAATTACCTACTGAAGCCGATCGATAAAGAAGAACTGTATCATTCACTTGAGAACATACTAAAAGAATTTGAACAAGCCAAGTTATATAACCAAGCAGACCAAGTGATCTTTGAAGGATTGCTTGGTCGGTGGATACGGAATGAATTGCAGGAAGACCAACTTGGACGACTACTCGAAAACCCATCGTTCAATATTTCTGAAAACTCAGGATTTACCGTAGTTCTTGTTCGAAACAAACAATTAAAAGATTGGGAGATTTCATTTAAGGAGGCTTGTCGTTCATTGAATCAGCCTTTGTTTCTATCGTTAAATGAAAAAGAAAAAGTGATTATTTTGACAGAAACAGAAAATGACAAGATAGAACTGCGATTGAATCAATTAAATGAAGCAATGGGAAACAACTGTTTATTTTACGTTGGTTCACAAGTAAAAAATGCCAAAAAAATCTATACAAGTTACAAAACAGCACTAAAAGCAAAAACACATGCTGATTTTTATGGGCAGCCCTTTACTTTTAACACGTATAAAGAAAATGAAATTACTGATTTAACTTTATCTGGGTTGATAACAGATTTAAATGAAGGAATTTTTTCTAAGAATATTGAACGGATCTCAAAAGAGATTTCATTATTCATTAGTCAATTAAAAGAGAATCAGCTGTTAGAGGCTGAAAATGTTAAACGATTGATGTATTTAGTTATCGTTAATGTTTACTTACAGTTTGATGCAATCGAAAGTGAAAAATTTTTAAATAAAACCAAAGCACTCTTTGACTCAGAAACATTTGAAGAACTAGCCGCAGTAATGGAAACCGATCTGCTGCCTTTGGATGAATTGAAAAAACAGCTGCTGTACAGCGATTTGACTAAACAAACAATCGAATTAGTACAGACAAAGTATATGGAAGACTTAAACTTGAAAAGCATTGCTTTGATTCTTCATGTTAATGTGATGTATTTAGGGCAGGTTTTTAAAAAAGAAACTGGTAAAAGCTTTTCCAAATATTTAAACCATTATCGAATAAATTTGGCAAAAGAACTGTTGCTGCGCTCAAAAGAGCCGGTCAATGACATAGCCAGCCGAATCGGTTACCAAAACCAAGGCTATTTTTATAAAAACTTTAAAAAACTGGTAGGCCAATCTCCTCGAGAGTTCCGCGAACAAATACGATAAAATCATGAAAAAAAGAGCTGACGTCAATTGTCAGCTCCTTTTTTATGTTCTATAAATTGGACAGAATTTCGAATTTTTAATTCGATTGGAATTTCGATGGAAACGATTGACTCATTTTTAACAGGGTCAGTGATCAAAGCTAACATTTTTTCAGCTGCAGCATAACCGATTTGGTAAAAGTTTTGTTTGACAGTAGTCAATTTAGGAGTAATCATATGAGCCAGAGAAAGATCATCAAATCCGATAAAAGACATGTCTCTCGGGATATCCCAGCTCATCTCAGCCGCAGTAGATATCAATTCCAAAGCTAAAATGTCATGTTCGACTATTATACAAGTGCAGCCTTGTTTTTTTGTCTGTTCAAGAAAAGATTGGAGCAGATGATTTTGATCCATGTTACTAGGATAATCACTTTGTTGAAGATGTAAAGCCGGCTGAATCTGATGTTCATGAAGAGCCTTTAAGTAACCTAGATAACGGTTTTTGACCGCTGAGTTTTCAAGATAAGAAGCCAATGAAAAGAATAAAATGTTCTTGTGTCCTTGCTTGATTGCATGCAGAGTTGCTTCATAACCACCTTGGAAATTAGCTGAAGAGACAACCGGGATCGGCAGATCAATCAGTTCTTTATCCAATAAAACAATAGGGAAATCATCAAGAACCAAATTGAATACGAGATCGATCAAGCTGGCAGGGAAGCATGGATAAAGAATCACTCCATCACTTGTTTCTTTAGATAAGGATTGGATCAATTGGCGCTGCTTGTCAGGGTCGTCTTGGGTAGAATGAATAACAAGTTGAAAAGGTGTTGGTTTTAAATAGTCGGAAATGCCTTGTACATATTGTTCCAATCCAGCGTTTTTAAAAAAAGGCAGCAGCAGAGATATAGTATAAGGTCGCTGCCTGGGCAAGTCTTTAAAAATCACAAAACTGCCTTTTCCTGGAAATCGTCTGATGTAGCCGTCTTCAGCTAAGTCATTTAAAGCACGTTTGCTGGTGATCCGACTGACTTTAAATTGATCAGCGAGCTTTTTTTCTGAGGGCAATTGGTTATTGTAAGGTAAAGTTCCGGTTAAGATTTGTTTTTTTAATGAGTTGTAAATCAGTTTGTAAAGCGGTTCAGTTTTAGCCACAGCTAGAACCTCCTATTGGTATAGAATAATATCAAGGATATACCATTTATACTGGAAAAGACAACAAATTTTAGATGTTTCTATATAAAATAGAGAAAAACCTCTATTTTGTAGTTATTAAAATAAAGGTATTTTATACTAGGTTTATCAAAAGATACAACGCCAAGAAATGGGGAGAAGATAATGGTTTATCAAGAAATACCGGCATCAATAGAGAAATTAATGAATGAGGTTACTGAAAAAGCGACAGAAAACCCAAGGTGGGCAGAGAATTTTAATGCTTCATTCTCTAATACCTTATTGACAACCGTTAAAAAACAAGCGGATGGAACAACCTTTTTACTAACAGGCGATATACCAGCAATGTGGTTAAGAGATTCAACTGCTCAAGTTCGTCCTTATTTATTGGTAGCAAAAGAAGATTCAGGTATTTCTGATATGATCGCAGGTGTCGTGGAAAGACAATTGCAATACGTTAACTTGGATCCTTATGCAAACGCTTTTAACGAAGAAGCTAATAATGCTGGTCACCAAGTTGACCACACTGAAATGAATCCGTGGATCTGGGAACGCAAATACGAAATCGATTCGCTGTGTTACCCGATTCAATTAAGCTACTTGCTGTACAAAGAAACTGGTCGAACGGATCAATTTAACGAAACATTTAAAGAAGCAGTAAAGAAAATCTTAGCTCTTTGGAAAGTTGAACAAAATCATGAAAACTCTCCATATAATTTTGAACGCGATACTTGGAGAGAAGAAGATACGTTAGTAAACGACGGCAAAGGTTCGCCGATCGGAGTAACAGGAATGACCTGGTCAGGTTTCAGACCGAGTGATGACCGCTGCATTTACAATTATTTAGTTCCTTCTAATATGTTTGCTGTTGTTGTGCTGGATTATTTAAAAGAAGTGTATATGGAAATCCTGAAAGATTCAGCTATTGTGGACGAAATCACTGCATTGCGTGAAGAGATCCAATCCGGTATTGAAAAATTTGCTAAAGTAAAAAATGCAGCAGGGGAAACCGTTTATGCATATGAAGTCGATGGATTAGGCAATTACTCAATCATGGATGATTCGAATGTTCCTAGTTTGTTGGCGGCTCCTTATTTAGGCTATTGTGCCGAAGATGATGAAGTCTATTTAGCAACACGCAAAACAATCTTAAGCAAAGAAAACCCTTATTTTTATGAAGGAGACTGTGCTAAAGGAATCGGAAGTTCGCACACACCTGAAAATTACGTTTGGCCAATTGCTCTAGCAATGGAAGGGTTAACCACTTCTGATAAAAATGAAAAGAAACGCATCTTAGATTTATTAGTTGAGAATGATGCAGGTACTAAATTAATGCATGAAGGTTTTGATGTCAACAATCCAAACAATTATACAAGAGAATGGTTTTCTTGGGCAAACATGATGTTTTGTGAGCTCTTGTTAGACTATTATGGTCTACGAATTAAAAAGTAAGAAGGGTGGAAAATAACTTGAAAACATTTCCTGATGGTTTTTTATGGGGAGCTGCAGCCTCAGCACCACAAACGGAAGGTTCCGCTTTGGTAGATGGAAAATCTTTGACAACATGGGACAAGTGGTTTGAAATGAATCCAGAAAAATTCGATAAACAGGTGGGCCCAAAAGATACATCAAATGTCTACCGGCAATACGCAGAAGATGTCCAATTGATGGAAGACATGAAATTGAACTCTTACCGTACTTCGATCTCTTGGGCACGGTTGCTGCCAGATGGAAAAACACTCAATCAAAAAGCGGTTGATTTTTACCGTAATTACTTCCTTAGCATGATTGAAAAAAATGTAGAACCGATTATCAATTTGTTCCATTTTGATATGCCATGGTGGCTGATGGAAAAAGGCGGTTGGGAAACTCGGGAGTCAGTAGAAGCTTTTGGTTATTATGCTAAAGTTGCTTTTGAACAATTTGGCGACCTGGTCCATCGCTGGACGACGTTTAATGAACCGATTGTGCATGTCGAGTGCGGCTATTTATTTGAATTCCATTATCCAGCTGTTGTGGATTTTAAGCGTGCAGTCCAAGTAGGATACCATACGCTAATGGCACACGTTGAAGCTGTTAAACAATTTCGTAAAGGTCAACATACTGGGGAAATTGGAATTATTTTGAATTTGACACCTGTCTACGGAAAAAGCGATGCACCTGAAGACCTTAAAGCGAAAGAAGCAGCTGATGCGTTAAATGTGAAGAGCTTTTTAGATCCAGTCGTTTTAGGGCATTTCCCTGCTGAATTGATTCAGTTAGTAAAAGAAAATGACTTGCTGCCAGCTAGCGAAGCCGGCGATAAAGAAAGAATCGCTCGTGCAACAGTTGATTTTTTAGGTGTCAATTATTATCAGCCTAAACGCGTACAAGCAGTCAGTCACCCTACTGTTCCTGCAAAAATGCCAAATGATTTATATGGAGAGTATGACTGGCCAGAGAAAAAAATCAATCCTTATCGTGGATGGGAGATTTATCCAGAAGCTCTTTACGATATTGCGATGCGGTTAAAAAATGAATATGGAAATATTCCTTGGTATGTCTCTGAAAACGGCATGGGAGTAGCCGAGGAAGAACGATTTATGAATGATGAAGGCATCATACAAGACGATTACCGAATTGAATTTGTTCATGATCACTTAACTGAGCTGCATAAAGCCATCGAAGAAGGCAGCAATTGTTTCGGATACCATATGTGGACATTTGCGGATTGCTGGTCTTGGTTAAATGGATACCGCAATCGGTATGGTTTTTACCGCGTCGACATTGAAAATGATTTTAAGCGAACACCTAAAAAAAGTAGCTTTTGGATGAAATCTGTGATACAACAAAATACAATTGATTAAAGGAGAAAACAATGAACAAGAAAGTATATATTTTGTCCCATAGTCACTGGGATCGTGAGTGGTATTTGCCATATGAACAGCACCACATGCGTTTGATTGAATTAATGGACGATGTGTTGGAACTATTTGAAACAGATCCAGAATTTAAAAGTTTCCATTTAGATGGGCAAACCATTATTTTAGATGACTATTTGCAAGTACGGCCTAATAAAAAGGACTTAGTTAAGAAACACATTCAGAATGGTAAATTAAAAATCGGTCCTTTTTATATTTTGCAAGATGCTTTCTTAACAAGCAGCGAGTCAAATGTCCGCAATATGCTTGTCGGCATGGACGAAAGCAAACAATGGGGCGCGCCAGTTAAATTAGGTTATTTCCCTGATACTTTTGGAAATGCCGGACAAACACCCCAAATGATGGAACAAGCTGGATTTGATGTAGCAGCTTTTGGCCGCGGGGTTAAACCAACCGGCTTCAATAATGTTGTGGTCAATGACGACAAGTACGCTTCACAATTTTCAGAAATGTGGTGGAAAGGGCCAGATGAATCAAAAATTCTAGGACTGTTATTTGCTAACTGGTACAGTAACGGAAATGAAATTCCAACAGACAAAGCAGAAGCACAAGTCTTTTGGGAGACTAAATTAAAAGATGCAGGATTGTATACATCAACTAATCATGTCTTAATGATGAACGGTTGCGACCATCAACCCGTTCAAAAAGATTTGTCTACAGCTATTCGAGTGGCAAATGAATTGTATCCTGATATTGAATTTGTGCATGCCACCTTTGAAGAATATTTAACCGCTTTAAAGGAAGATTTACCCGATAATTTAAATACAGTTTCCGGCGAGTTAACTTCACAAGAAACAGATGGCTGGTATACATTAGCAAATACAGCTTCAACACGGGTATATTTGAAACAATGGAATACTCAAGTTTCTCGCTTGCTTGAAAATATTGCAGAGCCATTAGCAACAATGGCCTATGAAACAGCTGAAGATTATCCGCATGATATGCTGCGTTATGCATGGAAAACATTGATGCAAAATCATCCGCATGACAGTATCTGTGGCTGTAGTGTAGATGAAGTTCACCGTGAAATGGTCACTCGTTTTGAAAAAGCCAATGAAGTGGGACGGTATGTCGCAGACGAAGCCGCTTTGAAATTGGTGCGTTCGATTGATACAACAAGTTTTAAAGACAGTAACGGCTTCCCGTTTGTCGTCTTTAATACCAGCGGATCAGAAAAGAATGGTGTAGCTGAAGTTCGGATTGAAATTGAACGGTTGCCATTTTCAGCCGGTGTTCCCGATCAATTGTATCAAGTACTAAAGGAAAAAGAATATCCTGCATTTGAAGTGAAAACAGTTGATGGTCAAACAGTTTCAGCTGTGATTACGGAAGGCGGAACAAAATTTGGCTATGATCTGCCAAAAGATAAATTCCGCCAACCCTTTATGGCTCGTTATGTCGATGTAAGATTGCCGATTGAATCGATGGCCGGTTTATCTTGGAACAGCTTTGTGTTGGTTGAAGCCGAAAACGGTCAGACAATCGAAACAGCAAAAGAAACTCTTCTTTCAAATAATGGTGCAACACTAGAAAATGAACACTTGAAAATCGACGTTCAACAAGATGGCACACTATCAATTTTAGATAAAGCATCTGATCAAACGTATACAGATTTATTGAATTTTGAA is a window of Carnobacterium mobile DSM 4848 DNA encoding:
- a CDS encoding DUF624 domain-containing protein, which gives rise to MFSKGIETIFNKIYYLIKLSLYFWGLSFMGLLVLGVTPAMMAIMEAHTEANWDFGQIKWKTTFAHFKQHVKQGNQLFLLYAAFFLIIGYNLFIALQTKGLIFLMLDFLLIFILFILVLSFMINLAVLTSFEITLVNSLKLSMIQFFTNTKECFMLVFGLVITSLVTYKFPGLILFVSTGLLAVVISTSTKRMFESILMD
- a CDS encoding sensor histidine kinase, coding for MKQKVKSNQIYSLLKTYSIILILFLTVFSVAVGRLLYENNKKLALQSIQSASGRFEFLINKDQEKVEEVAVSLTSTPEKIDNIYQYFELSYADYLSEVLDTNYHTDNYYYLPKVIESLYYNDSSLLATSINLTNYPEIYYSKTGSLMGEKVKQLPLTEAIRFSAILMNRNTLQPIGSLHMDFEKETFDQILTNQNTNYTIQTFVFSNTNQLTYQGSNHQSHSDIANKLVDQMAVHSKINLTELKKDYYVTESLTKSDHQIYTLIPRSEINVSTLKNTFSLFLFSLLIDSILLLILFHLFKKYVVQVEDILISIDQVAAGDSENRINTQDKKAETKQIAEGINDMLDSLQTYIKDIYELEIKQKDADMRALQSQINPHFLYNTLEYIRMSAISEGAEELADVVFHFATLLRNNISHEKIVTVENELKFCEKYIYLYQMRYPDQVAYLFKVCEDAKEVMIPKFAIQPLIENYFAHGIDFMKIENAISVKAYCEEGKTKIFIVDNGKGIPKEQMEQLNRSFKDTDLFKPGSVGIMNVYTRMKLYFGEQFEMEIKETVGGGTTIVMVF
- a CDS encoding response regulator transcription factor, with product MYKVLLVDDEYMILAGLQKLIDWKSLGMEIVGTARNGKKALDFIAEHPVDIILTDVTMPVLSGIDFIREAQKIAEPFKFIILSGYQEFEYVKSGMHLGASNYLLKPIDKEELYHSLENILKEFEQAKLYNQADQVIFEGLLGRWIRNELQEDQLGRLLENPSFNISENSGFTVVLVRNKQLKDWEISFKEACRSLNQPLFLSLNEKEKVIILTETENDKIELRLNQLNEAMGNNCLFYVGSQVKNAKKIYTSYKTALKAKTHADFYGQPFTFNTYKENEITDLTLSGLITDLNEGIFSKNIERISKEISLFISQLKENQLLEAENVKRLMYLVIVNVYLQFDAIESEKFLNKTKALFDSETFEELAAVMETDLLPLDELKKQLLYSDLTKQTIELVQTKYMEDLNLKSIALILHVNVMYLGQVFKKETGKSFSKYLNHYRINLAKELLLRSKEPVNDIASRIGYQNQGYFYKNFKKLVGQSPREFREQIR
- a CDS encoding LacI family DNA-binding transcriptional regulator; translated protein: MAKTEPLYKLIYNSLKKQILTGTLPYNNQLPSEKKLADQFKVSRITSKRALNDLAEDGYIRRFPGKGSFVIFKDLPRQRPYTISLLLPFFKNAGLEQYVQGISDYLKPTPFQLVIHSTQDDPDKQRQLIQSLSKETSDGVILYPCFPASLIDLVFNLVLDDFPIVLLDKELIDLPIPVVSSANFQGGYEATLHAIKQGHKNILFFSLASYLENSAVKNRYLGYLKALHEHQIQPALHLQQSDYPSNMDQNHLLQSFLEQTKKQGCTCIIVEHDILALELISTAAEMSWDIPRDMSFIGFDDLSLAHMITPKLTTVKQNFYQIGYAAAEKMLALITDPVKNESIVSIEIPIELKIRNSVQFIEHKKGADN
- a CDS encoding glycoside hydrolase family 125 protein codes for the protein MVYQEIPASIEKLMNEVTEKATENPRWAENFNASFSNTLLTTVKKQADGTTFLLTGDIPAMWLRDSTAQVRPYLLVAKEDSGISDMIAGVVERQLQYVNLDPYANAFNEEANNAGHQVDHTEMNPWIWERKYEIDSLCYPIQLSYLLYKETGRTDQFNETFKEAVKKILALWKVEQNHENSPYNFERDTWREEDTLVNDGKGSPIGVTGMTWSGFRPSDDRCIYNYLVPSNMFAVVVLDYLKEVYMEILKDSAIVDEITALREEIQSGIEKFAKVKNAAGETVYAYEVDGLGNYSIMDDSNVPSLLAAPYLGYCAEDDEVYLATRKTILSKENPYFYEGDCAKGIGSSHTPENYVWPIALAMEGLTTSDKNEKKRILDLLVENDAGTKLMHEGFDVNNPNNYTREWFSWANMMFCELLLDYYGLRIKK
- a CDS encoding glycoside hydrolase family 1 protein is translated as MKTFPDGFLWGAAASAPQTEGSALVDGKSLTTWDKWFEMNPEKFDKQVGPKDTSNVYRQYAEDVQLMEDMKLNSYRTSISWARLLPDGKTLNQKAVDFYRNYFLSMIEKNVEPIINLFHFDMPWWLMEKGGWETRESVEAFGYYAKVAFEQFGDLVHRWTTFNEPIVHVECGYLFEFHYPAVVDFKRAVQVGYHTLMAHVEAVKQFRKGQHTGEIGIILNLTPVYGKSDAPEDLKAKEAADALNVKSFLDPVVLGHFPAELIQLVKENDLLPASEAGDKERIARATVDFLGVNYYQPKRVQAVSHPTVPAKMPNDLYGEYDWPEKKINPYRGWEIYPEALYDIAMRLKNEYGNIPWYVSENGMGVAEEERFMNDEGIIQDDYRIEFVHDHLTELHKAIEEGSNCFGYHMWTFADCWSWLNGYRNRYGFYRVDIENDFKRTPKKSSFWMKSVIQQNTID
- a CDS encoding alpha-mannosidase yields the protein MNKKVYILSHSHWDREWYLPYEQHHMRLIELMDDVLELFETDPEFKSFHLDGQTIILDDYLQVRPNKKDLVKKHIQNGKLKIGPFYILQDAFLTSSESNVRNMLVGMDESKQWGAPVKLGYFPDTFGNAGQTPQMMEQAGFDVAAFGRGVKPTGFNNVVVNDDKYASQFSEMWWKGPDESKILGLLFANWYSNGNEIPTDKAEAQVFWETKLKDAGLYTSTNHVLMMNGCDHQPVQKDLSTAIRVANELYPDIEFVHATFEEYLTALKEDLPDNLNTVSGELTSQETDGWYTLANTASTRVYLKQWNTQVSRLLENIAEPLATMAYETAEDYPHDMLRYAWKTLMQNHPHDSICGCSVDEVHREMVTRFEKANEVGRYVADEAALKLVRSIDTTSFKDSNGFPFVVFNTSGSEKNGVAEVRIEIERLPFSAGVPDQLYQVLKEKEYPAFEVKTVDGQTVSAVITEGGTKFGYDLPKDKFRQPFMARYVDVRLPIESMAGLSWNSFVLVEAENGQTIETAKETLLSNNGATLENEHLKIDVQQDGTLSILDKASDQTYTDLLNFEDTGDIGNEYIFRQPLNDQAIYSKGTTAEIEIIEDTVGFGEIEITHHLDIPVSADERLEEEQKAVIEMRERQAGRSKTCKTLTLKTKVRLERHSQQVKFETTFDNQHKDHRLRVLFPTGIQTDVHYADSIFEVVERPNTVDLAWINPSNPQHTHAFVNVQDAEHGVTAAVVGLNEYEIIEEHDQQTIAVTLLRAVGELGDWGYFATPEAQCLGEQSMLYALSFHGEEAAVRTYHEAYNFQIPFSAYQTTVHNGQWAPNHQYAELSDSNMALTAFKRKEHSDEIITRMYNLTNKETEAGLTIENYVARKCNLLEEAVEGSLEIPAKPYEIVNRLWEKQ